The following DNA comes from Anopheles arabiensis isolate DONGOLA chromosome 3, AaraD3, whole genome shotgun sequence.
ACCATGTCGGACAGGTAAGGCGAACACGATCGAGTGGGAAGCGGTTTGATGTTGAAGATCTCGTGTGTTCTTGTGTTCTTGGCCTCTGCAGTCCTCGATGCTATCCAGTGCGCTGATGTACGGTTTGGCTAGACATCGCCTGCTGCTGACGACACCATCGCCAGCCTCGATCAGCTGTCCGCTGAACAGCGACTACTCGCTGAACGAAGTTCTAAGCCAGATCGAGCAGCATCATCTGTTCGGAGCAGTCGTTGAGCTTGATCGGGACGACGTGAACAATCAATGCGGCGAAGGTCCTTTCCCGCTGTTCCGCAAGGTGCTGGATCGACTCTGCTCCAATGCTGAGTGTAACTTCAGTGGATTTGTGCGGGATACGCGCAACTGTGGCCAATACTACTCGTGTGTTAATGGACAGTAAGTACGCCGTTGGTTACCTGATCTCTCTACCATTTGTAAGATGAATgctcattattttttataatctCTAATTGTGATGTTTAGCAAGCAAACCCATCACTGCCCGGTCGGCCATTCGTTTGATCTATGTCAAAGCAGTTGCCAGCCAATCCTGCAGGTAAACTGTAACAGCACAACGTGCGTCGTCACTGGCAGCTTGCCCAATGGTCTGACGCCCATCCGGTTCCCGATTCCGTTCCCGAACCCCAATGCCAACTGCCCAATGGGAGGCGGCGGTGGTAACAATGGTGGAGGCGGCGGTAACAACGGAGGCGGCGGAGGCAATAACCAGACGTccaactgctgctgcgatgTGCTGCGCAATCTTACGTCATTCATCAACGGCACTGGCCAGTTCTCGCAGTTCATACAGTTTGTGAAGGATCTCGGGGCGGATGATACGGCGGGCCAAGTTCGTACTGCGCTGTCGAGCATCACCCCTGGGTTGAACAACATCGTTCAGGTGGTGAACAACATCCTCGGAGGTTTACTgaatgggcagcagcaactgAATAACACGATGAATGGCATGAACAATATAGGCGTTACTACCGGTCTGTTGGATCAGTTACTGAATCTGTTGAAAACACTGCTCCAAAATTTgttaggtggtggtggtggtggtgggggtggCGGAGCAGCACCAACTAGTGGTAGTGGACTACCTGTCGTTGGTACTGTTTTGCCTGGTACTGGTGGACTACCTGCCGTTGGTAGTGTTGTACCTGGTGGAACTGGAGTCGTTGGTGCGGTTGCGCCTGTTGCTAGTGGCGATCCTACAAACCTTCTTTCAGCAGACGGTACAGCAATGCTGACGGGTAGTTTAGGATTGCTGTAAGCTACACTACACTAAGGAGCTCTCAGGGCATTGATGTTCCTGCACGAGGGTATAAAATTGTTTGTAGTGCGTGTTGAATATAtatagttaaataaattaatattctAAAAATCTACCATTTGACATTTGTGAACTTTTGAACATTTGCAAAAGACCTTGAATGACGACAATGCACTATAGGGATGGACGGACGGAGAATGTACAACGACGATGTTTCGGAGCCGAGCGGAGGTAAATGTTACAAGAAATAACTGTCTCTTCAGCATCTCGTAGTACTGATATGCTCAGTTCAAACCGTGTCATCGCTAGTAGCTAGTGTTCTTACAGTTTTATGGAAATACATGCGATTGACTGGGCCTGTTcatgaattgattttattgttcaAAATAACGTTTTTGAGTTCTTGTTATTGGATGAATTTTAGGGCGAAATGGGA
Coding sequences within:
- the LOC120904052 gene encoding uncharacterized protein LOC120904052 isoform X1, translated to MVRCLVRKQISWLAVVTVALTVVAQCEAKKCGVMCRVRDPLTIGSSHMLKECLYEIYPVESTQNTDASGHMLYASDDRRNRLFSLYGGPSSCEYFGTMIQTAKGRDTLVETIRRQLQKSGFKGLDLQCDPVQARVTQQTYAEFMEQLRSFLGNTYVVMVTMNSCQLEPKLVETLNRVADFVTINHVGQSSMLSSALMYGLARHRLLLTTPSPASISCPLNSDYSLNEVLSQIEQHHLFGAVVELDRDDVNNQCGEGPFPLFRKVLDRLCSNAECNFSGFVRDTRNCGQYYSCVNGHKQTHHCPVGHSFDLCQSSCQPILQVNCNSTTCVVTGSLPNGLTPIRFPIPFPNPNANCPMGGGGGNNGGGGGNNGGGGGNNQTSNCCCDVLRNLTSFINGTGQFSQFIQFVKDLGADDTAGQVRTALSSITPGLNNIVQVVNNILGGLLNGQQQLNNTMNGMNNIGVTTGLLDQLLNLLKTLLQNLLGGGGGGGGGGAAPTSGSGLPVVGTVLPGTGGLPAVGSVVPGGTGVVGAVAPVASGDPTNLLSADGTAMLTGSLGLL